The following coding sequences lie in one Spinacia oleracea cultivar Varoflay chromosome 1, BTI_SOV_V1, whole genome shotgun sequence genomic window:
- the LOC110803361 gene encoding galacturonosyltransferase 8: MARHGVSVITYKLLASSIAVALTLFFFLPSFVFTHNRDFSTAVPTSGYRVQWLSGGSTRRSVLALKSDPLKPRVDQIKKQADDHRNLVLAYASYARKLKLENSKMLRIFADLSRNYTDLLNKPVYHALFESDALSIDEYQLRQFEKEVKERIKVTRKLIAEAKESFDHQLKIQKLKDTIFGLNEQLTKAKKQGAFSSLIAAKSIPKSVHCLSMRLMEERIAQPEKYSDEGKTPMPALEDPNLYHYAIFSDNVIAASVVVNSAVKNSKDPTKHVFHVVTDRMNLGAMQVMMKMKDYSGAHIEVKAYEDYTFLNSSYVPVLKQLESANLQKFYFENKIENATKDTTNMKFRNPKYLSMLNHLRFYLPEMYPKLHRILFLDDDIVVQKDLTGLWEIDMDGKVNGAVETCFGSFHRYAQYMNFSHPLIKEKFNPKACAWAYGMNFFDLDAWRKEGSTEQYHYWQNMNENRTLWKLGTLPPGLITFYSTTKPLDKSWHVLGLGYNPAISWDEIRNAAVVHFNGNMKPWLDIAMGQFKPLWTKYVDTENEYVQGCNFAL; encoded by the exons ATGGCGAGGCATGGAGTGTCGGTGATCACCTACAAACTCCTCGCTTCGTCGATTGCCGTCGCTCTTACTCTTTTCTTCTTTCTCCCCTCTTTCGTCTTCACTCATAATCGTGATTTCTCCACCGCTGTTCCCACTTCT GGTTACAGAGTTCAGTGGCTTAGTGGCGGATCGACTCGGAGATCAGTGCTGGCACTGAAATCTGATCCATTAAAGCCTCGGGTTGATCAAATAAAAAAGCAAGCTGATGATCACCGGAATCTCGTCCTGGCATATGCATCATATGCTAGGAAGCTAAAACTTGAGAACTCTAAGATGTTGAGGATCTTTGCTGATCTTTCTCGGAACTACACAGATCTCCTGAATAAGCCTGTTTATCATGCTCTTTTTGAGTCTGATGCTCTCTCTATCGATGAGTATCAGCTGCGCCAATTCGAGAAAGAGGTAAAGGAGCGGATCAAGGTCACTAGGAAATTGATTGCAGAAGCCAAGGAGTCGTTTGATCATCAGCTTAAGATTCAGAAGCTTAAGGACACAATTTTTGGGCTGAATGAGCAGTTAACCAAGGCAAAGAAACAAGGAGCATTCTCAAGCTTGATTGCTGCAAAGTCCATACCTAAAAGCGTGCACTGCCTGTCCATGAGGTTGATGGAGGAGCGAATTGCACAGCCTGAAAAGTATTCCGATGAGGGCAAAACTCCTATGCCTGCGTTGGAGGATCCTAACCTTTATCATTAtgcaatattttccgataatgTTATTGCAGCCTCTGTGGTGGTAAATTCGGCGGTAAAGAATTCAAAGGACCCCACTAAACATGTGTTCCATGTTGTGACAGACAGAATGAATCTTGGGGCAATGCAGGTTATGATGAAAATGAAGGACTATAGTGGAGCACACATAGAGGTGAAGGCATACGAGGATTACACTTTCTTAAATTCATCATATGTGCCGGTTCTTAAGCAGCTTGAGTCTGCCAACTTGCAGAAATTTTACTTTGAGAATAAGATTGAGAATGCCACAAAGGACACTACCAACATGAAGTTTAGGAACCCGAAGTACTTGTCCATGTTGAACCATTTACGATTTTATTTGCCTGAGATGTATCCCAAATTACATAGGATTCTGTTTTTGGATGATGATATTGTTGTGCAGAAGGATTTGACTGGGTTATGGGAGATAGACATGGATGGAAAAGTAAATGGAGCAGTTGAAACATGCTTTGGTTCATTTCACAGATACGCTCAATATATGAACTTCTCACATCCCCTGATCAAGGAGAAGTTTAATCCAAAAGCATGTGCGTGGGCTTATGGTATGAACTTCTTTGATCTGGATGCATGGAGAAAGGAAGGATCCACCGAGCAATACCACTACTGGCAGAACATG AATGAAAACCGAACATTGTGGAAACTTGGGACTCTGCCCCCAGGTCTAATCACATTTTATTCGACAACAAAGCCACTTGACAAGTCATGGCACGTTCTGGGACTTGGTTACAATCCAGCCATTAGCTGGGATGAGATCCGTAACGCTGCAGTTGTGCACTTCAATGGAAATATGAAGCCATGGCTTGATATTGCCATGGGCCAGTTCAAACCACTTTGGACAAAGTATGTTGACACTGAAAACGAGTATGTCCAGGGTTGCAATTTTGCTCTCTAA
- the LOC110802810 gene encoding uncharacterized protein — MKEFWFQSTKFNNKSSNFTIFCSFILSHPLYFSYLIFFSPYLFKLLSFLSPLFFTTSLLLLSLLTTLIPLSSIINSKEGLITTAYNSLLENLQPDLEDEGGKSTPIEEFEVYKVVFEIPTIEENPVEIEKIEETPVEIEKIQEYPDEFFEAKGSNVGKGTGGKCESLTMEREREKVGANPEKVKEEEGLKKVETKKGSEAIKSTKSGSLRVNDHKKFSETFSQTLGAQPNMGSFGSMRKEKEWRRTLACKLFEERHNGSNNHVSVNGGGGRGGEEGMDSLWETYETELLNKVKTNKVEESTKKGKKGEEKMEDLIMGNEEDDDNYDDNGKFCCLQALKLSAGKMNLSMGMKISKAFKGIGFLQNHVKKHGKKGYK; from the coding sequence ATGAAAGAATTTTGGTTTCAAAgcaccaaattcaacaacaaatcTTCAAATTTCACTATCTTTTGCTCTTTTATTCTATCACATCCACTTTATTTCTCTTATTTGATCTTTTTCTCACCTTACCTCTTCAAGCTCTTATCTTTTCTCTCCCCTCTGTTCTTCACCACTTCtcttctccttctctctctcctcaccactCTCATTCCACTCAGTTCCATCATCAATTCCAAAGAAGGATTGATAACTACTGCTTACAACTCCCTTTTGGAGAATTTACAGCCTGATTTGGAGGATGAAGGTGGGAAATCAACCCCTATTGAAGAGTTTGAAGTTTATAAGGTTGTCTTTGAAATCCCTACAATTGAAGAAAACCCAGTTGAGATTGAGAAAATCGAAGAAACCCCAGTTGAAATTGAGAAGATTCAAGAATACCCAGATGAATTTTTCGAGGCAAAAGGTTCGAATGTGGGGAAAGGAACAGGGGGGAAATGTGAAAGTTTGACTatggagagggagagagagaaagtgggcGCAAACCCCGAGAAGgtaaaagaagaagaagggttAAAGAAAGTAGAGACAAAAAAGGGATCCGAGGCAATTAAATCAACCAAAAGTGGGTCATTAAGGGTTAATGATCATAAAAAGTTCAGTGAGACATTTTCACAAACACTTGGTGCTCAACCCAATATGGGGAGTTTTGGGTCAATGAGGAAGGAGAAAGAGTGGAGGAGGACTTTAGCGTGTAAGCTCTTTGAAGAGAGGCATAATGGGAGCAATAATCATGTATCTGTTAATGGTGGAGGCGGCCGCGGCGGCGAAGAAGGGATGGATTCGTTATGGGAAACTTACGAAACAGAGTTGTTAAACAAGGTTAAGACTAATAAGGTGGAAGAGAGTACTAAGAAGGGGAAGAAGGGAGAAGAAAAAATGGAGGATTTAATTATGGGTAATGAAGAGGATGATGATAATTATGATGATAATGGTAAGTTTTGTTGTTTGCAAGCTTTGAAATTGTCTGCTGGAAAGATGAATTTAAGTATGGGGATGAAGATTTCAAAGGCTTTCAAGGGGATTGGATTCTTGCAAAACCATGTCAAGAAGCACGGGAAAAAAGGGTACAAGTAA
- the LOC110803353 gene encoding nuclear transport factor 2 has protein sequence MAAPAVQPPADNIPPADIVGSAFARQYYSILQQSPALVYRFYQENSKLGRPENADIMGFTTTMDAIDAEIQSYGSLKADIKFVDAQESYNGGVIVLVTGSMINADDSRRGFTQTFFLAPQDKGFFVLNDMFRYVEDDCHQNERQNGFVALPTPNQVLEEVPPVQENYIMEESNGEVYNPHENGEVPVEEVEEEEPVAEVVNEVPNDPQVIVPESKVQVVAESNGKFVAESNGKVVAESNGKLVAESNDKVVAEPPNDSQTPKRSYASIVMKDTRVSAPSPNFPKSMPKTQEQQKTVTEVPLSAPLPYSADMIDDGNNHEAEGEGYSIYIKNLPFNIPYSVVEEALSRFGPIKNDGIQIRKNNSFGFGFVEFEAAGAARSAIEASPIMIAGRSVVVEEKKSTNSRGPFRGRFPPGRGGGGFRGEGGRGRGGYGGGRGYGRGENNRNDFGNRGGGRGYHNRSEGYQRNDQNGNGAVQMNRGGGSGNGNTRTQRVPAQA, from the exons ATGGCAGCACCTGCAGTTCAACCTCCGGCCGACAACATTCCACCTGCTGACATT GTTGGAAGTGCGTTCGCAAGGCAGTATTATAGTATACTCCAGCAATCTCCTGCACTTGTTTACCGGTTCTACCAGGAAAACAGTAAGCTTGGTCGTCCTGAAAATGCTGATATTATGGGGTTTACTACTACCATGGAT GCTATCGATGCGGAGATACAGTCTTATGGAAGTTTGAAGGCAGATATAAAGTTTGTTGATGCGCAAGAATCCTATAACGGGGGAGTGATTGTTCTTGTCACTGGGTCAATGATTAATGCTGATGATTCAAGGCGGGGTTTCACTCAGACCTTTTTTCTGGCTCCTCAAGACAaaggtttttttgttttgaatgaCATGTTTAGATATGTTGAAGATGATTGTCATCAGAATGAGAGGCAGAACGGGTTTGTAGCACTACCCACTCCAAATCAgg TGTTAGAAGAAGTGCCACCAGTCCAAGAGAATTACATTATGGAAGAGTCCAATGGAGAAGTTTACAATCCGCATGAAAATGGTGAAGTTCCAGTTGAGGAAGTGGAAGAAGAGGAGCCTGTTGCCGAGGTTGTTAATGAAGTTCCAAATGACCCACAGGTTATTGTGCCTGAGTCAAAAGTTCAGGTTGTGGCTGAATCAAATGGTAAGTTTGTGGCTGAATCAAATGGAAAGGTTGTGGCTGAATCAAATGGTAAGCTTGTGGCTGAATCAAATGATAAAGTTGTTGCTGAACCTCCAAACGACTCACAGACCCCAAAGAGGTCCTATGCTTCCATT GTGATGAAGGATACTCGTGTTTCTGCACCATCTCCTAACTTTCCAAAATCTATGCCTAAGACTCAAGAGCAACAAAAGACTGTTACAGAAGTCCCTCTATCAGCGCCCCTACCTTACAGTGCTGATATGATTGATGATGGAAATAACCACGAGGCAGAAG GTGAGGGTTACTCAATCTACATAAAGAACTTGCCGTTTAATATACCTTATTCTGTTGTTGAGGAAGCTCTGAGTAGGTTTGGCCCAATTAAGAATGATGGTATCCAAATTCGAAAAAATAAT AGTTTCGGTTTTGGGTTTGTGGAATTTGAAGCGGCTGGTGCTGCACGAAGTGCCATAGAG GCTTCACCCATTATGATTGCTGGACGTAGTGTCGTGGTAGAGGAAAAGAAGTCCACCAATTCCCGAG GACCCTTTCGAGGACGGTTTCCCCCAGGAAGAGGTGGTGGTGGATTCAGAGGTGAGGGTGGAAGAGGGCGTGGAGGTTATGGGGGAGGTAGAGGGTATGGCAGGGGGGAGAACAACAGGAATGATTTTGGAAACAGAGGTGGTGGTCGAGGATACCATAACCGCAGTGAAGGATACCAGAGGAATGATCAAAATGGGAATGGAGCTGTGCAAATGAATCGAGGTGGGGGATCGGGTAATGGGAATACAAGGACACAAAGGGTACCTGCACAGGCTTGA
- the LOC110803379 gene encoding wound-induced basic protein, whose product MIYDVNSHLFRSFLSQKGGAAEKRKTEEHKPNQQRPKANENKPVMNE is encoded by the exons ATGATTTACGACGTTAACTCACATCTCTTCCGTTCGTTCCTCAGCCAGAAGGGTGGAGCTGCTGAGAAGAG GAAAACTGAGGAGCACAAGCCCAATCAGCAGAGACCCAAGGCCAATGAGAACAAGCCTGTGATGAATGAGTAG
- the LOC110802803 gene encoding probable fructokinase-5, with product MGKTPSIVSFGEMLIDFVPDEAGVSLGESRGFIKAPGGAPANVACAITKLGGTSAFIGKVGDDEFGKMLVDILNKHGVNTEGVCFDKDARTALAFVTLKHNGEREFMFYRNPSADMLLKSSELNLDLINKAKVFHYGSISLITEPCRSAHIAAMKAAKEAGAILSYDPNLRVALWPSPESAREGIMSIWKKADIIKVSDEEVEFLTKGDPTKDEVVNTLWFDGLKLLLVTDGEKGCRYYTKNFKGAVKGYSVKTIDTTGAGDAFVGSFLYSLAKDSAILQDEDKLKEALTLSNACGALCTTIKGAIPGLPSLSQAIQLMTKGN from the exons ATGGGGAAAACACCATCAATTGTGTCGTTCGGAGAGATGTTGATCGATTTTGTTCCCGATGAAGCCGGTGTTTCGTTGGGCGAATCACGTGGTTTCATCAAAGCTCCCGGTGGTGCACCCGCTAATGTTGCTTGCGCTATCACCAAGCTTGGAGGCACCTCCGCCTTCATTGGCAAG GTTGGAGATGATGAGTTTGGAAAGATGCTTGTAGACATACTCAACAAGCATGGTGTAAACACCGAAGGAGTGTGTTTCGACAAGGATGCAAGAACAGCCCTAGCTTTCGTCACATTGAAGCATAACGGCGAAAGAGAATTCATGTTCTACAGAAACCCTAGTGCTGATATGCTCCTCAAATCATCAGAGCTCAATCTCGATCTGATCAACAAAGCCAAGGTCTTTCACTATGGCTCAATCAGCTTGATCACCGAGCCATGCAGGTCAGCTCATATTGCAGCCATGAAAGCCGCCAAAGAAGCCGGAGCCATTCTTTCCTATGATCCTAATCTTAGAGTAGCTCTTTGGCCTTCCCCTGAATCTGCCAGGGAAGGTATCATGAGTATTTGGAAGAAGGCTGACATCATCAAG GTAAGTGATGAAGAGGTGGAGTTCTTGACCAAAGGAGATCCAACAAAGGACGAAGTGGTGAATACTTTGTGGTTCGATGGACTGAAGCTTCTTCTCGTCACTGATGGAGAGAAGGGTTGCAGATACTACACTAAG AACTTCAAAGGAGCTGTTAAAGGATACTCTGTAAAAACAATCGACACGACCGGAGCTGGAGATGCATTTGTTGGCTCTTTCCTCTACTCACTTGCTAAGGATTCTGCAATTTTACAG GATGAAGACAAGCTCAAGGAGGCGTTGACATTGTCCAATGCTTGTGGTGCCCTCTGCACAACTATTAAGGGTGCTATTCCTGGCCTCCCAAGTCTATCTCAAGCAATTCAGTTGATGACAAAGGGAAACTGA
- the LOC110803371 gene encoding probable fructokinase-5, with product MAKTPSIVSFGEMLIDFVPDEAGVSLGESRGFIKAPGGAPANVACAITKLGGTSAFIGKVGDDEFGKMLVDILEKNGVNTEGVCFDKDARTALAFVTLKHNGEREFMFYRNPSADMLLKPSELNLDLIKQAKVFHYGSISLITEPCRSAHMEAMKAAKEAGVTLSYDPNLRVALWPSPESAREGIMSIWKEADIIKVSDEEVEFLTKGDASKEEVVKTLWFDGLKLLLVTDGEEGCRYFTKDFKGSIQGYSVKTVDTTGAGDAFVGSFLYSLAKDSSILEDESKLKEALTLSNACGALCTTEKGAIPALPSLTEALELMNLGN from the exons ATGGCAAAAACACCATCAATTGTGTCGTTCGGAGAGATGTTGATCGATTTTGTTCCGGATGAAGCCGGTGTTTCGTTGGGCGAATCTCGTGGATTCATCAAAGCTCCCGGTGGTGCACCCGCTAATGTTGCTTGTGCCATCACCAAGCTCGGTGGTACATCCGCCTTCATTGGCAAG GTTGGGGATGATGAGTTCGGAAAGATGCTCGTAGACATACTCGAAAAGAACGGTGTAAACACCGAAGGAGTATGCTTCGACAAGGACGCAAGAACAGCCCTAGCTTTCGTAACATTAAAGCATAACGGTGAAAGAGAATTCATGTTCTACAGAAACCCTAGTGCTGACATGCTTCTCAAACCATCAGAGCTCAATCTAGATCTAATCAAACAAGCCAAAGTCTTCCACTACGGCTCAATCAGCTTAATCACCGAGCCATGCAGGTCAGCTCACATGGAAGCCATGAAAGCCGCCAAAGAAGCCGGAGTTACTCTATCATATGATCCTAATCTTCGAGTAGCACTTTGGCCTTCCCCTGAATCTGCTAGGGAAGGTATCATGAGTATTTGGAAGGAGGCTGACATCATCAAGGTCAGTGATGAAGAAGTTGAGTTTTTAACCAAAGGAGATGCTTCTAAAGAAGAAGTGGTTAAGACTTTGTGGTTTGACGGGCTTAAGCTTTTACTTGTTACTGATGGAGAGGAAGGTTGTAGATATTTTACTAAGGACTTTAAAGGTTCAATCCAAGGCTATTCTGTCAAGACTGTTGATACTACTGGAGCTGGAGATGCATTTGTTGGATCTTTCCTTTATTCTCTTGCTAAGGATTCTTCAATCTTGGAG GATGAAAGCAAGCTTAAGGAGGCGCTAACTTTGTCGAATGCTTGTGGTGCTCTGTGCACAACCGAAAAGGGTGCCATCCCTGCACTACCAAGTCTAACTGAAGCACTGGAATTGATGAACCTCGGAAACTGA